DNA from Candidatus Stoquefichus sp. SB1:
ACAAGATTTCATGGAACTACTCCTAGAGAACCATGGAATTATAGTAAGGATGCTGAAAAAATAGTTGTTGATTATATGAGACTTAGATATAGATTGTTGCCATATATTTATCATTATGCTCAAAAAAGTTGTCAGAATGGTTTACCTATGATGAGGGCTCTGGTTGCTGAATATTCTGATGATCCATTCATTCATACAATCGAAGATGAGTATATGTTTGGAGACTCATTGTTGGTAGCACCTGTTATTTTGCCAGAGGCGAGAAGTAGAAATGTTTATCTGCCAGCAGGGTATTGGAAAGCTATCAATGGTAATGAGGGCATATTATTAGGAAATCAATATTATAAAATAGATACACCACTGGAGAGAATACCTTTATTTATGAAAGATGGTTCTATTCTTGTAGAATATAAAAATAATATAAAGAATTCTCTTGAACATGATGGAATGTATAAACTAACAATCTTCTGTTATGAAAAGAATGCATATTTATATTTATATGACGATGAATATGCTATTGAAGTGAATGCAACACTTATTGATAAAAATTTAGATATTATGATTAAGCATAATGTGAAATCATTAGAAATAGATGTTATCAATGATCATTTTGATGCTATTATTCTTAATGGGCAAGTATATCAAACACATGAAAAAATATTTCATATAACTTTATAATTTTAAATAATAATCCAAATTTTAGAGTATCTTCTTAAAATGTAAGAATATACTCTTTTTCTGTCTATTTTATTAAATAATGATTTATGTGTTTGAAGAGAAATTTTGATAGTTAATAAGCAGTTTATTTTGATTTATAGACAAAAGGAATAGGAGTTTTCTTTTCTTGTGTGATGAATATGTGATATAATAAATGAAGAGGTTTCGTATAAAGTAGGTGTTGATTATGAAAAAATATTTAAATAATAATTTTATAAAAATTGCTTTTTTGTTAGTTATGGCAGTATTACTATACTATTCTTTTTATGATTATAATTATCGTAATGGGAAAAGAATAGAAGATAACTTACGCTCTATAACTGAAGAAAATAATCAACAAACAAACACAGCTGTTACTGAAAAACTAAATGATCAGATTTATATATTACAATCATATGCAACATTAATTTCAGAAGAAGATGATATTACCAGTGCAATGGCTTTTCAAAAGTTAGAACCATTATTAAAAACAGATATGTTTTCTCGTGTAGCTATTACTAATGCACAGGGAATATCTTATACAAGTGATCATTTTCAACATGATTCTTCCAATCGAGAATATTACATTGAAGGAAAAAAAGGAAATAGTTATATCTCTAATTTGATGACAAGTATGATTGATCAAAAAGAAGTGATTGTTATGAGTGTCCCTGTTTATCAAAACAATCATTTTGCTGGAGTGCTTCGTGCAACATTAAATATTGAAAAATTGAATGAATATTTTGAACTCTCATTTTTATCTGGTAATGTTTCATCTTATCTTATTCAAAGTGATGGGTTAAATCTGATTTCAAGTGAAGATATAGATAGTCATTTTTTTGATATGTTAGGTAAGTCCCATAATGATGAATCAATAATAGAAGAAATGAAAGAAAACTTAAATAGTGGTAAAAAGGGGAGTTTGACTTTTCAATTAAATGAAAAAACACGATACGCTTATTATTCTCCGATTGCACATACTGATTGGTTTATGTTAACGGTTTTACCTTATACAACAATACAGGAGGAGATGAGTCATAATTTTGAACAGACAATTATTCTAGCATTGAAAATCAGTTCTATTCTTTTAATCACATGTTTATATTTTTTCTATTTACAGTATCAAGGTGCAAGAACAGCTAAGAAAATGAATAAACGTATGGATGCTATTATTTCTAATACACCAGGATCAAGTTATAAACATGAAGTAACAAAACCAGATACAATTGTCTTTTTCAAACAAGATAATCGTTTATTGGCTGGATATACGCAAGAAGAAATTAGAGAAATTATTCATGAAGATATTTATAGATTAATATTGGAAGAGGACTATCAGGCTTTACAAGCATCTTTACAGAATTTAGAATTTAATTCTGTTATTTCCAATACATATCGTATAAAAAACAAAGATAATAAAATGCAATGGATTTTTGATCAACGTCAGATTATCCAAGAGGATCATCGTCTTATATATTATGTTGAAGTCTTAGATGTTACTGAATTAAAGGCAGCTCAAGAACAATTAATGATTAGTGAAGAACGTTATCAAATGATTCTAAAAGAAACAGAATCTGTTATTTTTGAATGGGATACAAATACAGATCAAATGACATTTTCAGATTTATGGGTAAGTAAATATGGTTATCCAAGACAGTTAAATGGTTTTCTTGTTTTGACTTATCAGCTTTTTGAAGGGAAAACAAATACTTACATTCCATTGATAGAAAAAATGGTGGCTGGGAAAGTAGAAAGTGATCAAATAGAATGTATTCTTCCTAAAGCAAATGGTGAAGAAATATGGGTTAAAATTTTTGCAAAAGCTATCTTAAATGAAGAAGGTTATTTATTACGTATTGTTGGAAGTATTTCAGATATCAGTCAAGAAAAACAGCGAGCTTTGCAGTTGTTAGAGCGGGCTCAAAAAGATGGACTAACGAAAACTTATAATCGAATGACTTTAGAAAATATGATTACTTTAGAATTAGAAAGAAATCCTCATCAATGTCATGTTATGTTTGCTATTGATATTGATAATTTCAAAGTGATTAATGATACTTTAGGACATACAAGTGGAGATGAAGCATTGAAAAAGTTTTCATCTGTACTTATGTCAAGTTTTAGAGAAAATGATATTATTGGTCGACTTGGTGGTGATGAATTTGTTGTTTTTATGAAATATCCAGATCAGTTTACAAATGAACAGATTGAAAGGAAATGTGATGATTTTCTAAAAACAATTTCTGAAATTCGATTAACAAGAAATCGTACATATCGTATACAGTGTTGTGTTGGTGTTGCTATTTATGATAGAGATGGAATGAATTATCAACAATTATTTGAATGCGCTGATAGACGATTATATCAGGCTAAAAAGAGCGGGAAAAATACTTATATTTATAAAGATGAATGATAGTGAAAGTACAAAAGAAGCAAATATTGCTTCTTTTGTGTTTCTCTAACTATTTTTGATTTGAGTGATTTACTTTATGTTGATGAATACGATTTGATACAAATGATATACTACCAACTGATAATGTAATTAATGACCATAATGGTTTTTCACTCAAAAATTGAATTACACCATAAATAATGAGACAAAGGCTAACAATAGCACTCACTGCAGTTCCAATCTTATCAACTTGTTTTGATGGATGACGCAATTTTTTACTTTTCTTAATAATAGAATGAGTTGCATTCATCATTCTTTCTGTTTTGTTTTTAGATGCTGCTAAAGCAGTCTGTGTATATTCTAAGGGTTGTTTCATTTATTTTTCCTCCGTATGATTGATTTTGTTTAATAATATGAAGATTATACTGCTTATTACAAAAAGTGATATTCCAATAATAAGCAGTAAGGCTATGAGACTATCAGAGATATTAACAAAGATGATAATATTGCCATAAATACCGTATAGTATAAAGAAACTTATCAGAGTCATAATAACTGATTTTTTGATTGTGTTAATACCCATTATGATAATTCCGATGGTGTTAGAAAATATTGAAGAAATAAGAACTGATTGAAAGGTGGATAATAATAAATTCACTGTAATGATATCTGATACAATAGGAATAAATGATTCAGTCATTGAAAAGAAAATAAGTGGTATTATTGTATGGATTATTATTGATATCATTATGAATAAAAAGATTAAGAATACTCTTATTATCAATATTTTAGAATCAAAAACTAAATAAGACAAAGGCAATATCTGTTTATAAGAAAAGTCTTTTACAATCAAATGGTTATACATTACTGTTGATAGAATGCTAGAAGTCAAAAGACTGATAATACAGGTCAATTGAAAAATGTTATTATAAGTCATAAATGTTCTTTCTTGTGTGATTTGTGCGACATTTGCTATAAAGTAAATAAATGTTAATATGATTCCTGCTAGTATACAAGATGTGATGAAATAAAATCTTAAATTGATACGTTGTAATTCTAACTTTATCAGTTTTGACATTGGTATTGTCTCCTTTATTATTTTTAAAAACCGACCGTTGGTCTTTTTTTAGGTCAAAAAATAAACTGTAAAAAAACAGTTATTTTTTACGATAATTACTCATTAAGCATATGTTTTTAACAAAGCAGAGATGAGATAATCATCTAAAATATCTAATCCAAGTTGAGCCATGGTAAATTGCAAATAGTTTAATCGTTCTTTTGTATCCGCATAGTTACGTTCAAACAAGATAGGATTTGCCCAATAATTTAAGAGCATTAAGAACACTTCTGAACAAAGCGCAGGTTGAGTTGTTGTAAAAGATCCATCTTCAATACCTTCTTCGATGAGTTTACAAATGATAGGAGCGTCTTGTTTTATACAGCTTTGCATACCACCTACTACAAAATAGGGATCAATATGAGTAGTTATCGCTTTGTCAAGTGAATAAGTTTCTGTGTCAGTTACGAGTTGATAAAGTATTATTTTGAGTTTTTCTTTTGCATTTTCACCTTGTGTATTTTTGATAATATTATGAAATCTTTCATTAACATAATGAACACGTTTTTGCATGACAGCATTTAAAATCTCTTCTTTTGATTTAAAGTGATGATAAAGTCCACCTTTTGAAAGTTTTGTGATATCAAGAATATCTTGTATACTTGTTTGTTCATAGCCTTTTTTTGAAAATAGTTCTGCTGAAACATTAATAATGGCTTCTCGTGTTTGTTCTGGTTGTTTGCTTCTTCCCATAACGTCCTCCTAACAAACTAACGGTCTGTTTTGAATATCATAACAAATGATTTATAGACTGTCAAGCATTGATTAGTCAGTAAATTTTAAATATATCCATTACTTAATTGCAATATTGGAATTAACTTTATCTTTATATATGAAGGAAATGGATGAACGGAAGTATGAACTGTTAAGAGGCTATTATATAGCTTTTCTTATATCAAAAAGAGATAATGACTATTGAAATAGTGGTATCTATAATATCTGAAAAAATATGAAAAGACATATATTAGTAAAGGAAGTGGATAGTATTTCCTTGACAAAGCGAGGTTTATATCACATAATAGAACATATGTTATAGAACGTATGTTATAAATAAAGGAGGCGTGGTTATGCCACCAAAAGCAAAGTTTACACGAGAGCAGATTTCCTCTGCCGCACTAAATATTATTAAAGAAAAAGGAGTGGAGAGCTTAACAGCAAGGGAACTTGGTAGAAGTTTAGGTAGCTCTGCTTGTCCTATCTTTACTGTTTTTGAAAACATGGAGGAGGTAAGCGAAGCAGCAAAGCAACTGGCAAGAGATTTATATGCTGAATATATAAATGCAGGTCTTAAAGATACACCAGCGTTTAAAGGGGTTGGTATGCAATATATCAAATTTGCAATCGAAGAGCCTAAGCTATTTCAACTTTTGTTTATGTCAGAGCAACAAAATAAACCCAATTTCCAAAATGTCTTACCTATTATTGATGAAAACTATTCGGAAATTCTTTTGTCAGTAGAGTCTAGTTTTGGTGTTCACGACAAGATTGCTGAAAAACTATATCAGCATTTATGGATATATACACATGGTATTGCAGTATTATGTGCTACCAATATGTGTGTATTTACTACTGATGAAATTGGAACAATGATGACTGAAGTGTTACGTGGGTTACTTCAGATATTGTCAATAGGTGAGGTTTAAGAAGTCATGACCTTTTCTAAAATAGGAGAGTTTATTTCAATACACATATTTTAAAAAAGTTTTTGTTTATTGATTACATGCTGGGAGAAAATGACTATAGGTTTTGTATGTAGATTGATTTTCTTTGTATGAAATATCTTGTGATTATGTTGTCATATATATCAATTGCTTGACATTGTAATATAGGAGTGATGATTTTAAAAGGAATATTATATTAAGTACAGATACGTATGTACATAAAGGAGAATAAAGAAATGATAAAAATTTCGAAGATTATAAAAGCTTATGGAGTAGGTGATAACAAAGCGGAAATATTAAAGGGTATCAGTTTAGAAATCGCTGATGGAGATTTTGCAGTCATCTTAGGTGCATCAGGATCAGGGAAGTCTACCTTTTTAAATGTGATTTCAGGTCTTGAGCGTCCTGACAGTGGTATTGTTGCGTATGATAATGTCGATATTACGAAGTTTTCAGAAGTAGAATTGACACGTTTTCGTAAATGTAACATAGGATTTATTTTTCAGCAATATTATCTATTGCCCAATATGAATGTTGAAAAAAATGTAAGAATGGGAGCCGATCTTGCCAATAATAAAGATTATCATAAAATTATTAAAGCAGTAGGTCTTGATGGTAAGCAGAGCAAATTTCCCAGCGAACTTTCAGGTGGAGAGCAGCAAAGGGTATCGATTGCACGAGCGCTTGCTAAAAAACCTAAAGTGTTGTTTCTTGATGAGCCAACGGGAGCATTAGACGAGCAAACAGGTAGACAAATTCTGGACTATATATGTAAATTACATAATGAATATGGGTTTACTATTGTTATGGTTACACACAATCAAAATATTGCAGAAATGGCAAACACAGTTATTCATATGAACAGTGGTAGAGTATCAGAAGTCTATAAAAATGTCACAGTGAAAACTGCTTATGAGATAGGGTGGTGATAGATATGATTGTTGGATTTAAGGATGTTTTTAAACTGATAGGAATATCTATTGTTGCATGTTGTGCAGTATTTGTATGTACTCTTTTTCTAAACTATAATCTTGATCTTGTTGCAATGGAAAGTGAAATCACAATGGTGGCCGGTAAGGCTATGTATGATGCTGTTGTCTCTATGGGAAGGGTCATAGCGATAGTATCAGGGTGTTGCTTAGTGCTTACATCAGTCGTTATGCTGATGTTTTATATAAAAAATTATATTGACATACATTGCAAAGAACTTGGTATTTTAAAGGCATTAGGATATTCGAATATGACAATTGCAAGAAGTTTTTGGGTGTTTGGTCTGAGTATTTTATTAGGTTGTGTTGTTGGATATGTGATAGCTTATCTTTATTTACCAACATTCTATATGCAAAATAACACAGATAAGCTTTTCCCAGATATTATGGTGCAATTTCATCCATTGTTATGCTTTTTACTTACAATTGCTCCAACACTGTTGTTTTCAATAATCTCTGTACTGTATGCAGATTTTAAACTGAAACAACCTGTTATTAACTTATTAAGAGAAATTAAGCCAGTGAAATTCAAAAAAATCAAGTATAAAAATAGTGAACTCCCTTTTTTACAAGAATTACCTAAAACAACAGTTAGATCTCAAAAGACACTTGTTTTCTTTACCGCTTTTTCAGCATTTTGTTTTTCTGCAATGGTGCAGATGTCTATGTCTATGAAGCAACTTGCAAGTGAAAACTATGCTTTTATGATTATCACAATTGGATTAATACTAAGTTTTATAACTTTAATTCTGTCCTTGTCTACAGTAGTCAAAGGAAATGTGAAGACGATTGCAATGATGAGGGTATTTGGGTATGAACATCGCATTTGTAGTCAGAAGATTTTAGGTGCATATAGATTGTTTGCTTATATTGGCTTTTTCATAGGTACACTGTATCAATATGTTTTACTCAAATTGATGGTGACAGTCTTATTTGCAAATATTGAGAATATGCCTGATTATCATTTTGACTTTCAAATTCTTCTGATTACACTGATTGCTTTTGTTGTGGTTTATGAAATTATTCTTTATGTTTACTCTTTACAAATTAAAAGATTGTCATTAAAGAGTGTTATGGTGGAATAAAGGTGTTTTGGTTTGATAATAAAAAGAAGTATATCTCATATGTAATGAATGAAAATATCAAGTATTGTAGTCATTAAAAAAAGCTGCTAATAATAGCAGCACAAAAGAAATAAGTTAAGAATGATATAACTATATTTTATTAGTAAGGTATTTCATTGTGTAAGAACAAGTGAATAATATCACTAATGATACGGAGTGTATATCGTTCTTCACCACTACCATGACGTAACGAATGGCAATCTTCAAAACATAAAAACATATGTAAATCATTATTTTCTTTTAATGGACATAGAATTGCAGCCAATGTTAATCTTTGTGTAAACCATTGTCTTATTTGATTATTTTCAATGGATTGAATATTTGTATAAGCAAAAATTCTAGATGAATTGTTTTCTTTATCTTGTAATTCTTGAACAACTGGTAAATGAGTTTCATTGATTTGATAAATGGGATCACTGATCCATTCATAAGAACGCTGAAAAATATGGTTTTCTTTAATATAGAGAGTGATACGATCACAGTCAAAAGTTTTTCCAATAAATTCTAATACATAATTCATCGCTTTTTGCTTATTAGAATTTGTTATTAAAATACGTATAACATATTCAATAATATGATCATGGAAAGTTTTTTTCATATATTTTTGTGGTTCAACAGTTGCTTGTTGTTGAGGATTATGATTGGTAAAGACAGAAAATTGTCCTTTACCTTCTTTTTTTGACTGATACATTGCAATATCTGCATGTTCAAACAATTCTTCATAATTATGTCCATGTTCTGGGTAAAAACTAATGCCAATACTACAATTGATTTCACATTGTAGTCTTTGAGTCAAGATAAATTCAAAAGTTGTTTGAATACGTTCTGCTTTATTAGTAGCAATCTGGTAATCAGGCAAATTCATTAAACATATCACAAATTCATCGCCACCAAGTCTGGCAGCAATATCGTGTGGACGAATCATTGCTTTTAATTCTTCAGCAATTGCACATAAGACTTCATCACCTTTGGTATGACCATAAGTATCATTAATCACTTTAAAATCATCTATATCAATTAATATAAATGCAAATAAATCATCATTTAATGAAATATAATCTTCCAATTGACGTAAACATTCTCGTCTATTATATAACCCCGTTAAAGGATCTAAAGCAGCTTCTTCTTTTGATTTCATAATTTCTTGTTTTTGATCATGGATATCTGTAATGACACCAAGAATTTTAATCAGATTTCCTTCTTCATCACGCAGTGATGTTCCTTGTGTATAAACCCAACGATATCCTTTATCACGATATTTTAAACGATACTCACATTGCATATGATCTTTTCCTTGACGAATTAATTGAAAAGCATTACGGACAATGGGCTCATCATCTGGATAGATGATATGGGAAGAAAATAGAGAATCAGGAAATCCATTAATAGGAATGGTATATCCAAATTTCTTTTCAAGATTATCAGAATAATAGACTTCATTATGAGGACAATCATATTCAAAAACAATATCTTGTGTTTGAGAAAGGATATATTCTAAGCGTTTTTCACTAATCTTTAATGCTTCTTCATTTCTTTTTTCTTCTTCTATATCATGAAATATACAATGAAAAAAAGCTTCTTCCTGATTACGTTTTATATATTGTGCACTAATCCATATCCATTTTAAAGTTCCATCTTTACATACTAAACGATTTTCATACATAAAGACACCATCTTTTTTGACTTGACGCATAATTTCATCTAAAATATGTTCACGTTCTTCTTGATAAATAACTTGGATTAATTGATTTTGGAAACGTTCTTGAAATTCTTCTTGAGTATATCCAATTAGAGAAAAAAGTGAAGAATCTGCTTGAATTAAAGTAAAAGATGAATCACAGCGACAATCAAAAACACCACCAGTTTTTGTTTTATACTTTTTTATGTTTTGCATAGAGACACCTCATTTGTTTGTCATAACTTAGTCATAGTATATCACTTTTGCCCAAATGATAGTACTGATTTAATTAATAATCCCCATTTTATCAGTTATTTTTGTATTAAGTATTAAATATTCATCTTATCTTTTTAAATAATCTAAATAATATTTGTTTTCAATCAAAAAAATTCCTTGACGGAATTTTTTCTATTTGCTTAAAACATTATGATATCCAAAAATAATCAATTGCACTTATGATTGTCCCTAAAACGATAGACATAATCAACATCGGTAAAACCGATTTACGATCTTCTTTAGCAACCATTATGATTGTTGGTAAGGCAAGAGAAAAACCAACAATCCCACCTTTAAGCCACCATTTTATTCCATATAAATCAACATTCACAATTATAAAAGATAACATAAAGTAAAATAAAAATGCTGATAGAATTGAGTATTTGTCTAATTTCATTTTAATCATAGGTATAATATCAATGGCTCCAATCAATATTCCTAGCAAAGCAGTTAATAAAATCTTATTCATTTTGTCCTCCTCATAATATAAAATTTAAGAACAAGTCATATTGAAATGTCCTCATATTATTTGACAAGATAAATTGAAGATTGTGACAAAAACTTTTTTATTATATAATTTGCAAAAATGCAAGCGTTTAAATTTGTTTTCATAAAATAAATATGCTACTGTAATAGTAAGAAAGGGGAATATTTATGGATAAAGAAAAATTAAATAATATTATTTTAAGAACACATGAATTAATAGAGGCACCAACTTGTTGTCAGGAATTAAAAGTTGCTGCCCAAAAATGGCTTGATGCTGTTGGAACAGAAAATGAAGAGGCTGAGACAAAAAAATACTTTTTAGAGTTAGAAGAAGATATTATGCCAATTGATCAACTGATTGCCTTTGCAGATTCAAAAGCCGGAGCAGAGTATTTTGGAGAAGAAACTGCCCAAAATATTGCTACGCATGCTAAAGACATCAAGGCTGCTGGAGCAAAGTATTGTGATTGCCCTGCCTGTGCAGCAGTAGAAGCTATTTTGAAGCAGAAATAATTGATTATGAAAGAGACATCATTTTGATTGAAATGGTGTCTTTTTCTATGCTGATCAAATCAAAACGATTATGTAATGTTTCTTGTACATCATTATTTCAAATGATATAATAATATAAATACAAGGAGGGGTCATAATGACAATTAAAGAGTGTTATGAAGCAATGGGCGGAGATTATGATGAAATTATTCATTTATTAATAAATGAACAAAGAATCATGAAATATTTGATTAAATTTACTGAAGATAAATCTATGCAAAATTTAAGTGATGCTTTAGAACAAGGAGATTATGAACAGGCTTTTCGAAGTGTTCATACATTAAAAGGTGTCACAATTAATTTAGGAATGAAAAAATTAGCTGATTCTAGTCATTTACTTACTGAAGCATTGAGAAATAATGAAAAAAATATTGATGATCTTTATCAGAATGTAAAAGCAGATTATGATCAAACAATTCATGCAATTCATCAATTGCTTCATGATGCATAGCGAGTGAATTGCGATGGCACATAAAGATAAGATTTTAATTGTAGATGATTCTGATATTAATCGCTCATTGTTAATAGATATTCTTTCTCATCAATATGATATTGTAGAAGTTGAAAATGGTTTAGAAGCGATTGAGTATATGGGAAAACATATTGAAAGTATTAGTTTGGTTCTTTTAGATATTGTTATGCCTGTCATGGATGGTTTTGAAGTTTTAACAATTATGAATCATAATCAGTGGATTCAAAGTACACCAGTTATCATGATTACATCAGAAACAGCATCTCAATATATTAATAAAGCTTATGATTTAGGCGTTACAGATTATATTAATAGACCATTTGATGAATTGACTGTTCAGCGAAGAGTCAATAATACTATAATATTGTATGCAAAACAAAAGATGTTAGAGAATATGGTGACTGAACAAATCTTAGAAAAAGAAAAAAACAATCTCCTTATGGTTGAAATTTTAAGTCATATTGTTGAATTTCGTAATGGTGAAAGTGGATTACATGTATTACGTATTCGTATTATTACTGAATTTTTAATGCAAGAGTTATCACGTTCATCTGATCAATATTCTTTTTCTTCATCTTATATTTCAAAAGTTGTTAATGCTTCAGCTTTA
Protein-coding regions in this window:
- a CDS encoding sensor domain-containing diguanylate cyclase, yielding MKKYLNNNFIKIAFLLVMAVLLYYSFYDYNYRNGKRIEDNLRSITEENNQQTNTAVTEKLNDQIYILQSYATLISEEDDITSAMAFQKLEPLLKTDMFSRVAITNAQGISYTSDHFQHDSSNREYYIEGKKGNSYISNLMTSMIDQKEVIVMSVPVYQNNHFAGVLRATLNIEKLNEYFELSFLSGNVSSYLIQSDGLNLISSEDIDSHFFDMLGKSHNDESIIEEMKENLNSGKKGSLTFQLNEKTRYAYYSPIAHTDWFMLTVLPYTTIQEEMSHNFEQTIILALKISSILLITCLYFFYLQYQGARTAKKMNKRMDAIISNTPGSSYKHEVTKPDTIVFFKQDNRLLAGYTQEEIREIIHEDIYRLILEEDYQALQASLQNLEFNSVISNTYRIKNKDNKMQWIFDQRQIIQEDHRLIYYVEVLDVTELKAAQEQLMISEERYQMILKETESVIFEWDTNTDQMTFSDLWVSKYGYPRQLNGFLVLTYQLFEGKTNTYIPLIEKMVAGKVESDQIECILPKANGEEIWVKIFAKAILNEEGYLLRIVGSISDISQEKQRALQLLERAQKDGLTKTYNRMTLENMITLELERNPHQCHVMFAIDIDNFKVINDTLGHTSGDEALKKFSSVLMSSFRENDIIGRLGGDEFVVFMKYPDQFTNEQIERKCDDFLKTISEIRLTRNRTYRIQCCVGVAIYDRDGMNYQQLFECADRRLYQAKKSGKNTYIYKDE
- a CDS encoding TetR/AcrR family transcriptional regulator, with protein sequence MGRSKQPEQTREAIINVSAELFSKKGYEQTSIQDILDITKLSKGGLYHHFKSKEEILNAVMQKRVHYVNERFHNIIKNTQGENAKEKLKIILYQLVTDTETYSLDKAITTHIDPYFVVGGMQSCIKQDAPIICKLIEEGIEDGSFTTTQPALCSEVFLMLLNYWANPILFERNYADTKERLNYLQFTMAQLGLDILDDYLISALLKTYA
- a CDS encoding TetR/AcrR family transcriptional regulator, encoding MPPKAKFTREQISSAALNIIKEKGVESLTARELGRSLGSSACPIFTVFENMEEVSEAAKQLARDLYAEYINAGLKDTPAFKGVGMQYIKFAIEEPKLFQLLFMSEQQNKPNFQNVLPIIDENYSEILLSVESSFGVHDKIAEKLYQHLWIYTHGIAVLCATNMCVFTTDEIGTMMTEVLRGLLQILSIGEV
- a CDS encoding ABC transporter ATP-binding protein, with the translated sequence MIKISKIIKAYGVGDNKAEILKGISLEIADGDFAVILGASGSGKSTFLNVISGLERPDSGIVAYDNVDITKFSEVELTRFRKCNIGFIFQQYYLLPNMNVEKNVRMGADLANNKDYHKIIKAVGLDGKQSKFPSELSGGEQQRVSIARALAKKPKVLFLDEPTGALDEQTGRQILDYICKLHNEYGFTIVMVTHNQNIAEMANTVIHMNSGRVSEVYKNVTVKTAYEIGW
- a CDS encoding FtsX-like permease family protein, with product MIVGFKDVFKLIGISIVACCAVFVCTLFLNYNLDLVAMESEITMVAGKAMYDAVVSMGRVIAIVSGCCLVLTSVVMLMFYIKNYIDIHCKELGILKALGYSNMTIARSFWVFGLSILLGCVVGYVIAYLYLPTFYMQNNTDKLFPDIMVQFHPLLCFLLTIAPTLLFSIISVLYADFKLKQPVINLLREIKPVKFKKIKYKNSELPFLQELPKTTVRSQKTLVFFTAFSAFCFSAMVQMSMSMKQLASENYAFMIITIGLILSFITLILSLSTVVKGNVKTIAMMRVFGYEHRICSQKILGAYRLFAYIGFFIGTLYQYVLLKLMVTVLFANIENMPDYHFDFQILLITLIAFVVVYEIILYVYSLQIKRLSLKSVMVE
- a CDS encoding sensor domain-containing diguanylate cyclase — encoded protein: MQNIKKYKTKTGGVFDCRCDSSFTLIQADSSLFSLIGYTQEEFQERFQNQLIQVIYQEEREHILDEIMRQVKKDGVFMYENRLVCKDGTLKWIWISAQYIKRNQEEAFFHCIFHDIEEEKRNEEALKISEKRLEYILSQTQDIVFEYDCPHNEVYYSDNLEKKFGYTIPINGFPDSLFSSHIIYPDDEPIVRNAFQLIRQGKDHMQCEYRLKYRDKGYRWVYTQGTSLRDEEGNLIKILGVITDIHDQKQEIMKSKEEAALDPLTGLYNRRECLRQLEDYISLNDDLFAFILIDIDDFKVINDTYGHTKGDEVLCAIAEELKAMIRPHDIAARLGGDEFVICLMNLPDYQIATNKAERIQTTFEFILTQRLQCEINCSIGISFYPEHGHNYEELFEHADIAMYQSKKEGKGQFSVFTNHNPQQQATVEPQKYMKKTFHDHIIEYVIRILITNSNKQKAMNYVLEFIGKTFDCDRITLYIKENHIFQRSYEWISDPIYQINETHLPVVQELQDKENNSSRIFAYTNIQSIENNQIRQWFTQRLTLAAILCPLKENNDLHMFLCFEDCHSLRHGSGEERYTLRIISDIIHLFLHNEIPY
- a CDS encoding Hpt domain-containing protein, producing the protein MTIKECYEAMGGDYDEIIHLLINEQRIMKYLIKFTEDKSMQNLSDALEQGDYEQAFRSVHTLKGVTINLGMKKLADSSHLLTEALRNNEKNIDDLYQNVKADYDQTIHAIHQLLHDA